In the Rutidosis leptorrhynchoides isolate AG116_Rl617_1_P2 unplaced genomic scaffold, CSIRO_AGI_Rlap_v1 contig296, whole genome shotgun sequence genome, one interval contains:
- the LOC139882645 gene encoding uncharacterized protein has protein sequence MLNKDVWAPDPEKIKEKRLLFRNLPKSQDVSAYERYKLASKEAKKAIKETKNKFFDDLYEKLDTRERKNEIYKIARHRERISKDINGITCIKDEKNKVLVSDVDIKLRWRNDFDKSFNGVQREQIVEPPVDEGRRILLYEEDSFS, from the exons ATGTTGAATAAAGATGTATGGGCCCCTGATCCA GAGAAAATTAAAGAAAAGAGACTTTTGTTTCGAAACTTGCCTAAATCTCAAGATGTCTCTGCATATGAGAGGTATAAATTGGCAAGTAAAGAGGCGAAAAAGGCCATCAAAGAAACGAAGAACAAGTTCTTTGATGACTTGTATGAAAAGTTAGACACTAGAGAAAGAAAAAATGAGATATATAAAATAGCTCGACATAGAGAGAGGATTAGTAAAGACATAAATGGAATAACATGTATAAAGGACGAGAAGAACAAGGTGTTGGTGTCTGACGTAGATATCAAGTTGAGATGGAGAAACGATTTTGATAAGTCATTCAATGGAGTTCAAAGGGAACAAATCGTGGAGCCTCCTGTGGATGAGGGTAGAAGGATTTTGCTATATGAGGAGGATTCGTTTTCTTGA